In Haliaeetus albicilla chromosome 26, bHalAlb1.1, whole genome shotgun sequence, the sequence GTTGAGATGACTTTCTTCCTGCCAGGCTGCCATGATCCCATTGGCTTTGTCCGCCAGGATGGTCATGTGGCAAGTCTTGGTGAACTCATAGACTTTCTTGACCAGCCCTCCAAACACGGCTCCTCCATAGTAGAAGTCCCCCTCTCCATCAGGGATGTAGGCTGCTGAAGAGCTCCTCCTCTCATAAGGGAACTGGCTTCGAGGGACATTGAAATAGCCGGGGTGTATGGCTGCTACTGTATCACCCAGGGTCTCGGGCCCCCAGGCATTGTAGAACACCATGTCAATGTCCAGGCAGAAGAGGTAGTCCACCTCCTGATGACTTGTCTCTGCTATGTGCTTGTTTATGGCCTCCATCCTGCGCATGGAGATCTCTTGCCAGCTGGAGTATTTCTTGATAGGGACAATGACAAACCTTCGTCCAGGTTGCAGCTGGACATCAGGAATTGTCTCAGGGTTGTCCGTGAAGATGTAATAGTTCACCCGATAGCCTTTCATGAAATGTTTCTCTGCCGACTCCAAGAAGCCGCCCACAAACCTTGTGTATCTGTGCAGACACAACACGTGAATAgcacagcagagacaaggggATGCATAGTGGATTATGAAGGATACTTTAATGAATGGAAGAAGACAAGGGATGAAGAGTGTTGACTAGCTATTGCTGCAAGGATCCATACAGTATACATGCAATAGGTAAAGTACAGTGGAGGACAAGGAACAAGTGGATTATCCCTACTTTGACCAACCAACCACCTATCTACAGCTCTAATACCCAAGGCACATGCtaattcttaaaaaatactgacCAGGCTTCCAGGTACCTTGGGTGCTGAGTCCATTATCTTGTAGGCTTGTACGATTACAGACACAATACCTGGGCATGAAAGTTTACTACAGATTGGGACAGatttcagctctgctgaggaCAAGAAAAGCCAAAACGATCTTTTGACAGAGGAAGTACATCAACCCAAGAACTGTGCCCACTGAGTGGTTCACTTACTTTCCAATGGCAAAGGCTGTTACCCCTATGGTGAGGTTCAGTGGCCTGTAGGCACTGTCTAGGATCTCAGAATTGAAGGTTCCTTCCCAGATGATGGGGGCCAGCCATGGTGTGACTGTCAGCACATCCTGACgcctgaaggaaaagaaagggaatgtTAATGAAATGTAACTGTTCCTTTGGTTTAAAGGCCAGTAAATGGGAAAGAAACATTCAAAAGACAGTTAGAAGAAGAGTGTGTGTATCAGCATTAACTCATTATGGATATTAttatcttcagatttttttccctgccctcTTATTTAAGATTACTGAGCATGGACATTTCAGTTCCTGGGATGAAATCAAGCACTGTTTAACAAACTGGCAAAAACCCCAGGATCTACTAAAATCTCATTTAAGCTCATAGGACTTTTCTGCTAAGGAGAGTTTAATGACCACTGAACTTACAGAATAAGAAGCTATGCATATTTGCTATCAGTCTGATGCAGATTGCTACATACAAACTAAACCACAAGTAATAATATGAATATTACTATGAAAATATACCCCATTGCCGTGTTATTAAAACACAGCTTGCGGCATGacagtttgttttttccagtatttatATATAGCTTTAACACATTCAGatagaatttaaaattctgtatgTGAGCCAACATTCAAATGTGTAACAAAGTTATAGAAAATCCTTAATCTCCTGTGTGGGTAGTGGAAATATTGAATATATATGCAGCGGAGTCTGATTATGCCCTATTACAGCTACACAATGCTATTTcaactttctttgttttcagggTTTCATTCTTACctttttgattttaaaacaagatgTCATTTATAATGTGTAATTTACCCTAGCCCACTCACATTCGCCCCAGCCCATGATCTATAGCACTCTGCTAATGAAATTTGTCATGCACAGCACAGGGCCACACTTGGAGGCTGAAGCAGTCTCCCATCTGACACGCTCCCAAGGCAATAGTAGCACAAGAACCAAACCAAGGGATCTGTGGGGAGCAGTTTGATGGCTGAGGCAGCAGTACACTTTCAACCCAGATCTAATACTTTCAGTCTGAGTGGATAAGAGAATAACAATTTCACTCCCTCCTATAGTAATGCGTATGATTAAAAGATGAAATTATATAGGAAGAAGAATTTGGTTCGTAGAAAATGTACTAACTGAGCTGTTCTCCTGGGTTAATTATCCTTTTTTAgatgaggagagagagagagaaggaaatctGCAAGTTTGCTTCTTtaagaagggcttttttttcatttcattttagagGTCTGCACTGGGTTTCCCCATGACTCATTTCCATGGTATGCATCTCCTCAGTGTGTGCTAGTGAACTCCCTTTGGAAGACATAGAGCACTAAAAGCTACAAGATTCTCTCCTCATTTAGTCCAGTACGTACTAGCTGATTTCGCACATTAATTTATTCAAATACGGAAGGGAGAAATAGTCAGGCCTAGCAAGGCCTGTTGAAATAGTGGGGGGGAAGGAATATATGTATGTACCAATGGGGTGTGTATATTAATGTGCAAAAGAATGGTGGCTGTTGAAGGTGAACTGCTAGAGATAAGAGTCAGGTCATTGGAGCTGGACCGAAGGAGACTGCTAACAAACATGAGCTGACAAGGAGCATTTGCCTAAGTCACTTCttagctgctgctgcctgaaaCCTTCCATGTCTGTTTAAACTCACTGGTTCGACGGCTTCTCATAGAGACTTGTCTGTGTGAGTGCCtgcaatctgttccagtgtaAGATCCAGCAGGTTAGCTGAAACCATTGCTGAAGGTCATACAAGGCACCTGCTTGATTTTGCCCTGAAATAGATTTAAAGCTCTCCCACAGCTGGTTACAGCTACAACACAGTTTCAGAAAGTACTTCTCACTGTCTTCCAGCTATTACATATTTCCCACCTCAAAAAAAGAGCTCCTGGCAGCAACCATGTAGATggactgtgtgtgtgtgcgtgctaATGTATTAATTGGGAATTTACAGCAGGTATGTTAACAAGAATACAGTGGCTAAACTCAATCTTATAGCAGCATAGACAGCTGTAGACATACCCGTATGGTTAGCTTTCTCATGGAACAAGGTACTGTTCAGTGTGTACCAGGACTCTGAGACTGTGAGGGCCACAGAGCACCCAAACCAAAGTCAGCAGAAACAAACGAcaaagttcaaagaaaaaaacttacTTTGGAGCCAGCACTCTTGGCTGCTgataaaataatctgtaaaaaaaggaagaaatatccACTGAATAATACATGAATATGCCCGGAAGAGAGGAACAGCAATTTAAAGgtcaggaaataaaaagccagTACTTACTGAGGGAAAAGCTGGATTAGCTTCTCTTCTGTGTATTGGAGTTTCACGGAGCTGCATGATAGGGAGAGAATAGAAAGGGATTGtaatgcttttcttaaaatatgaaCCAGGTTCAGCTTCAGGACCTGCTGCTGTACTGACAGCTGTCCCAGTCCTCACTCCAGTTGCTGTGCACGCTGCTCTGCCTGGTACAGAGAGTTAGATGTTGCCTGTACACACATTCAGGGCTGTCAGACAAGTAACAGTTTTGAAACAGAGCACACAAAAGAACAAGGACAGAGAGATGCTGGCAGTTCTCCAAGTCTGTGGGTAAATCAGAGTTTAGGGGTCAAAATCCAGGGAAGGATATGCTTGTTGGGGACTGCCAGTACTGGTCTTGTATGTGCTCCATTCCCTGCATAACTGTTCCTGTTCACCTGGGGGGCTGACCTACCTGAAATATATCACACTTTAAATAGCACAGAGAAATAAGCATCTTACTAGACATGATGTTTATTAAAGGCTTGAAGTAATCAGAAATGCCTCTCTAAGAGATCATCTTTTCTAtttgcattgttttgttttgtttttacaagatCAGTAACAACAACACATTGGAAAAGCCATGGCTTGTCTTGTTACAGCTATGGTCCAATATGGCAGTGAATTCACTTAGGCCATGTACCCTGCTCCTCCACAGTGTAAATTCTCTTTTATGCAGCTTTGAGACAGCTTTTGGGACCCATGATAAGTTAGTTAACTGTACATTAGTTTGCATCACACAATGAAGCTGACCCCTTAAACTGTAAGGTTTCTGGAGAAGCAGCTACCCTTTCATTTGCTCAGAGCAGGCTTCTGGTTCACAACTCAAGCGCTGCCAtaacaaaaatacattcataaaGTGAGTGGAAAGCACAGATCATAGAGTGAAGAAGAGGAACACAATTAGGAGACTGGGGGGGTATTCCTAACTCTGCCAGAACTCCTTATGTGATTGTTCATTTCATCTCTCTGACTTACATTTCTCCATGTAGTGAGCTGGGATACTTAATCAACAACTCAAAGCACAGTGAGATCCTGCGTGTACATGCGCGTGTGTGTGATTACACCCTGATAATAAAGCCAATGTTAACCTGTTAGTCATGGTCTCTCTGTGACCCACAACAAACAAGGCCTCACTCATGCTGTACAAATACAGAGCTGTCCTGAAGGGCAAGCAGACTAATGCAGAAAAGGTTGCCTTATtactattttgttttaagagaGTAACTAATTATACATTCATAAAATAAAGAACAAGTGACTACTTGTTAGTAACTACTTATATTGTCAGTGAAGTACAGCTCCTGTAACAATCATCTGTGTTATTCATTACATACAAAAAGGGATACTTACAAGATTTTGGGGCAAGGAAGGTAATATGGGAGGTAGTGCACTTTTCTATTTCCAACTGTAATCCTGTGATAGCAAAGAAACCTTTTAAGACAGGTAATGTTAAAAGATACCTTCCTAGGTTTTTCCAAGATCTTCTGACAATCTAGCACAGATTTTGAGAAGTAACTCTAGCTAACTGCATGTCTACTTTACTAATTAGTGTACGATCCAGGGTATTCATTTTTCAACATAGTATATTGCTGATAAGGCATAAATGGGAATCTCAGAACAAAACGAGTCCAGAAGCATCCAGCTTGTAACATCAGGTCTAAGTATTATTATTTACACCAAGTGGTGTGCAAAATATAGGCCTACGCATTTTTGAAAAGCATACACAAATGGAGACACATAAGGCAATGCCCCAAATGGATAAATACGTAATATACACTGATGTGTTATACTGACACTTCCTGGGACTTTAAATACTGTGTGTGcatcctttaatttttttttctcccttcagttTTGATCACAAtctatatacatttttatatacagCACTTAATTACTGGTGAAATGCAGCTACCCACAATGTGAAACAAGAGCAAATGGCAACATCAGAAGTACAgtataattaataataatttaataattaataatcGAATAGTTAATAGAAATGCCTGATCTCAGATTCCTTTCAAACAATGTTTGAGTTTGCTCAAGAGAATCTGTAAGGCATACTCAGTAGTCAGTATACTCAAAGCTACAAACATTCTCAATGTTTGAAAGCTACAATGTTTGATAGCTACAAAGCTATTCCTAGTTATATTGGAGTGAGTTTGGACTGTTTGAAGACACAGATAATCATCTCTTTGAAGGCCTGAACTGAAATGTAACTGGAATATTTTGTActtgaacttttttttgtgAGTCAGATACAGTGTTAGGAGCCTAATTTAGACACAGctggtctttttttctctctcccttcagAGGCTCCTCCCTCTACTAGTGCTACTTTATCTGTTATACCAATTACTGTTCTCTCTTAAAGCTCTAACAGGGACTTTCCATAAAATGCACCACCTATATTTTTCTGCTACTATGCTTTTTACCACAGTATAGATATAGACAGGATCTTTTAAATATGACCAAGCTTGCCAGCAAATGCTTACCAGATAAATGCAGTAACAACAAACAGACAGACAAGAGATCCCACCACTTTCCTGGAAATCATGCCTTCTGAAGTAGAGGAAGGAAGGGCAACTTCTTACTCTGGACAGCTTTCAAattgcaaagaacaaaaaagcaagGGAAATTGGCTATAAATATCTCATTATGAGAGAAATGGATTATTTAATCATAAAAGCATGAGGCTCTCCaaacagtttcattttaattcagtCTTTCTGAAATCAGGAACACGGAAGGAATCAGACTGTAAGAGCCAGGCCACTTAGTCACTGAGGCAGTTCCTGTAAACCATTTGAGAAATCTCTCCATTTCAGTGAGATCTAATCACAGTAATAAGTGTGCAAGGAACCTTTCTGATTTGATTCTAGTTTCTGTAGATTCCATTTATTCATCTAAAGCCCACACCCTTTGCAATTTAGTAAACTTATCAAAATCAATCATATCAGGTGATACATAGAGCTAATACAGTTATCACTTCAGCTGATAAAACTCCATCTTTCACAGGAGAGTAACTGCCAGAGACAGCTCCCTCCAAAGATGCATGTAGGAAAAAGGTAAACTGAAGTCCAATACAAGCAAAGAAACATTAGACAACAATAATTCATACTGGGTAACAATATTTCTCTGCAAGTCAAAGAAACTACTCCCTTTCCAACAGCCACAGAAATCAACTTCCCCTAGGTCAGCTGTCTTACCTTAAAAGCTCAAATTAATCCCTTTTCTGTTCACAGGGAAGTAAAGGTTCCCGCAGTGTGAACCACGGGACCTGTGACAAACACACAAAGCCTTTGCATGTGGCCTCCAAAGGGGCTTGTTACAAGCACATTAATTATTATAGGCTACATTCATTATTACCTTTAGTGAATACAGAACTACGGTACTGCAGATAAGTCTCGTGCGTGTGCAAGCTCACTTCCACCTCCTTGGCATCTTCTGCATCCACATAAAGTGCTCTCCTGCAAAGCaagctttccaggctgctgctgtaGGGACTGTAATGCAGTCTCGAGTGAGACGAAAGCGCATTCTAACATGTGACTTgagcctggggaaaaaaaaaaagaggctgttTGTCAAACTCCTATTTATAGACAGTCAGTAGCATTGATGTTAGTGGGAGGAACCAGTACAGGGCAATTCCTTTTGGGAAGGCTGAAGTTAGCATCACAGAAATCTTTTCTGTCCTGGCCCTTGGTAACGCATACAACAGTGCCAATGGATCTGAAAAGACAGTGGCAATTTTCCCACTTTAATTTCTTTGGTTATAAAAAGACAGGTAGCAAAAagttctttaatttgctttattaTGACACACAGAAATCCTCTCTGGTGCTTCTTCCTCACTCTCCTGTCAACCAATCTAATCAGCTTTCACCAAGAAGCATCACAAAatcccactttaaaaaaaaaccaacctaaaaatatatgtatctCTCAAGACCTTCCAACATTTAAAGCCTTCATGGATTCATGCTGAGCAGTTCTGGATTCTTGCCTAAAAATGCTGCAGATCCACAAATGTAGAAGGATTTGCAATCAGCCTTTCCTCTCTAGCAGTTACTCTATGCTTTGACTAGTTTTATCTAATTCCTGTGCTAATTCTGTAATACGAGCTGCTAGACCAATGCCAGGATTTTTCAGTGCCATGTATCTGAGCTTGTGCTTGATGCCTCCAGCACATGCACAATGGACAAGTGTGTAAAGGGGAGTTCAAACAGTTGCTTTTCAATCATTCTTTGAGAGCTGGCTAGACACAGGGTGGGTAGGCAACCTATGACAGTGCTTTACTGCCCTTCCTATCAGAAGGCTTCCTAATTTCCAACCGGGATTTCACTTGCTGCAGTTTAGGTCTGTGCCTTTTTATGGCAGTGACCGTGCACCTGGAGACTCCCTTTACATACCTGAAGGCTGTGAcgtttccttccctcttctatTCTGTGACCTCAACTGCCAcaactccttcagtctttctttgTAGACTGTTAGCTTCAAGACCCATGGTGATTTCTGTCAATTCTGTTTGAATTCTCTCTAATCAGTCTATTCTCATGCAATCTGGTGCCAAACCCCAACTACTTCTGCTGAGCCCTCACCAGTATTGAGTAAAGCAGGGTTACCccacaaaactgaaatgctgtGACAGTTCATACATTCCAATATGACACTTGCCTACTTTGCAAGAACACAGCACTGGTGATGACATTCAGCCTGTGGCCAAATGTAATCGACACGTTTTCTACGGAACCTCTCCTAGCCAGGTCTATGACACATAAAGCCTTGTACTTGACTTTATGGAATTATACTCCATTTTCAGgctctttgtttttctaaaacatCAAGCCTTCATTGAATTCTTTTTCCCCGTGGTGCTTGCAGCCCCACCCAGCTTGATACCACTTTCCAATTTCATAAACATCCTCTCAAAATTTTCCCCCAAAgcataaatgaaaacatatgACAGTACCATTTTGCAGATAGTCTCCTGGGGATTCTTCTGCACCTGACCATCCTCATGCACTTATCCCCCTGGCATACAGAGACTGATAGCATAGAAATTGGGTGATGGGGAAGGACAGAGGATAATAAACGGATAGAAGAAAGGAGAATAAAAGTTATCCTCAATTTGAATAGTAAAattaacacagaataaaaaatgacaTTGGCATTCTGGTTATTTTAGTGCAGTTTCAGCTATTGTAATAGGCAGAGTGTACTTCCATGTGTCTTTACAGAGTAAACATCTAATCCCTCAGGAAAAGTAATacacatattttgaaatattgcaTCATTAGGAGCACAGCTGATGCATTCTCCCTTTGCTTCAGTTTCTGTGTTACAAATCTGCAAGAACACTGGAGCCAGATGAGTTCGGAACATCTCCTTGCATCTAAACCCATCTCATTGACATTTATATTTGTCCTCATCTGATTTACAACTGTAAGGTTCACAATGaatgcaaacaaaactgaaatagaTGTGGTTGCAGTTAATGACAGAATCTCctaacaaacacaaaaaccagctaaagcatttttaatagtTACGCCTCAAATTTGTtcagagggttttttaaaagctatatGGTTGAAAGTAGCTATATTACTCCTAAATGAACTTGCTTGACCTCCCAGAACAA encodes:
- the GBGT1 gene encoding globoside alpha-1,3-N-acetylgalactosaminyltransferase 1 isoform X3, with amino-acid sequence MKGYRVNYYIFTDNPETIPDVQLQPGRRFVIVPIKKYSSWQEISMRRMEAINKHIAETSHQEVDYLFCLDIDMVFYNAWGPETLGDTVAAIHPGYFNVPRSQFPYERRSSSAAYIPDGEGDFYYGGAVFGGLVKKVYEFTKTCHMTILADKANGIMAAWQEESHLNRHFLSHKPSKVLSPEYLWDDRKPKPPEIHVIRFSTVDKNYNEIRG
- the GBGT1 gene encoding globoside alpha-1,3-N-acetylgalactosaminyltransferase 1 isoform X1, with the translated sequence MISRKVVGSLVCLFVVTAFIWITVGNRKVHYLPYYLPCPKIFSVKLQYTEEKLIQLFPQLFYQQPRVLAPKRQDVLTVTPWLAPIIWEGTFNSEILDSAYRPLNLTIGVTAFAIGKYTRFVGGFLESAEKHFMKGYRVNYYIFTDNPETIPDVQLQPGRRFVIVPIKKYSSWQEISMRRMEAINKHIAETSHQEVDYLFCLDIDMVFYNAWGPETLGDTVAAIHPGYFNVPRSQFPYERRSSSAAYIPDGEGDFYYGGAVFGGLVKKVYEFTKTCHMTILADKANGIMAAWQEESHLNRHFLSHKPSKVLSPEYLWDDRKPKPPEIHVIRFSTVDKNYNEIRG
- the GBGT1 gene encoding globoside alpha-1,3-N-acetylgalactosaminyltransferase 1 isoform X2 gives rise to the protein MDISSFFYRLFYQQPRVLAPKRQDVLTVTPWLAPIIWEGTFNSEILDSAYRPLNLTIGVTAFAIGKYTRFVGGFLESAEKHFMKGYRVNYYIFTDNPETIPDVQLQPGRRFVIVPIKKYSSWQEISMRRMEAINKHIAETSHQEVDYLFCLDIDMVFYNAWGPETLGDTVAAIHPGYFNVPRSQFPYERRSSSAAYIPDGEGDFYYGGAVFGGLVKKVYEFTKTCHMTILADKANGIMAAWQEESHLNRHFLSHKPSKVLSPEYLWDDRKPKPPEIHVIRFSTVDKNYNEIRG